Proteins encoded in a region of the Flavobacterium sp. MDT1-60 genome:
- a CDS encoding amidohydrolase family protein, translating into MIHRNIYKLLLIFCASIQINAQQIPAPKQTKSVLILNATAHLGNGTVIQNSAIGFKDGKLTLVADAPTIRLAAGAYDTTIDATGKHVYPGFIAPNSTLGLVEIDAVKSSVDEEEIGTFNPNVRSIIAYNSESKVVETVRPNGVLMAQVTPRGGRISGTSSVVQLDAWSWKDAILKENDGIHLNFPSGFKRSGSWFEPGVIEANKDYTKQVEEINAFLINAKAYNQTASKERNIVLEATKGLFDGTQTLYVHADEEKQIVDAIQLAADHQIKKIVIVGGFEAYKSADVLKKYNVGVLLRRVHDMPTSDDEDVNLPYKMAKILTDKGIVVGLENSGDHERMSVRNLPFLAGTCAAFGLDKEVALQLITSNTAKLLGIDASCGTLETGKDATLFISEGDALDMRTNKLTTAFIQGRTINLDTFQTKLSDKFKAKYGQK; encoded by the coding sequence ATGATACATAGAAACATATATAAATTGTTGTTGATATTTTGTGCTTCGATACAAATAAATGCGCAACAAATCCCGGCTCCGAAACAAACCAAATCAGTCTTGATATTAAATGCTACAGCACATTTGGGTAACGGAACTGTTATTCAAAATAGTGCTATTGGGTTTAAAGACGGAAAACTTACTTTAGTAGCCGATGCCCCAACAATCAGACTCGCAGCAGGTGCTTATGATACTACCATTGATGCTACAGGAAAACATGTTTATCCTGGATTCATTGCGCCAAACTCTACTTTAGGATTAGTAGAAATTGATGCCGTGAAATCATCAGTTGACGAGGAAGAAATTGGCACTTTTAATCCGAATGTGAGAAGTATTATTGCTTATAACTCAGAATCGAAAGTTGTAGAAACAGTTCGTCCAAATGGTGTTTTAATGGCTCAGGTTACGCCACGCGGTGGAAGAATTTCAGGAACATCATCTGTCGTGCAATTGGATGCCTGGAGCTGGAAAGATGCTATTTTGAAAGAGAACGATGGTATTCATCTTAATTTCCCATCAGGTTTTAAAAGATCAGGGTCATGGTTTGAACCGGGTGTCATTGAAGCCAATAAAGATTATACTAAACAAGTAGAGGAAATAAACGCATTCCTGATAAACGCAAAAGCTTATAATCAAACTGCATCTAAAGAAAGAAACATTGTTTTAGAAGCTACAAAAGGATTGTTTGATGGGACACAAACCTTATATGTTCATGCTGATGAAGAAAAACAAATTGTAGATGCCATTCAGCTTGCGGCAGATCATCAAATCAAAAAAATTGTGATAGTAGGCGGATTTGAAGCTTACAAATCAGCTGATGTTTTGAAAAAATACAATGTTGGAGTTTTACTAAGACGTGTACATGATATGCCAACAAGCGATGATGAAGATGTGAATTTACCATACAAAATGGCAAAAATACTAACGGATAAGGGTATTGTTGTTGGGCTTGAAAACAGCGGAGATCATGAGCGCATGAGTGTTAGAAACCTGCCTTTCTTAGCAGGAACCTGTGCTGCTTTTGGTTTAGATAAAGAAGTAGCTTTACAATTGATAACTTCAAATACAGCAAAACTATTAGGCATTGATGCAAGCTGTGGAACTTTGGAGACGGGTAAAGATGCAACACTCTTTATTTCTGAAGGCGATGCGTTAGACATGCGAACTAATAAACTGACAACTGCTTTTATTCAGGGTCGAACGATTAATTTAGATACTTTCCAAACCAAACTAAGCGACAAATTCAAAGCAAAGTACGGACAGAAATAA